A part of Myxococcus landrumus genomic DNA contains:
- a CDS encoding PEGA domain-containing protein: MRIPAVLPVAMLALVLLARPSWAQEQGGLGLDLSSDTSSQTSSPQEQAVGLDLREGDGNTVSLTPRYILLGLETPERAGAQQASVWLRELARGAVSSGMVVFGGNLREVRERLEAGYDAALRCTQAACMSGPAEALDADLMTAARLSLEDAGWTLRMWTYDRDKNVVHEDAVSGRNPKDAAFQKEAAAKLGNRVMGLARPRALLKVTVNVPTAVVKVGERILGVGSVEARVAPGTVQVEVSAEEYATFTKTVALKPGGREEVVVRMEISGPAPEGPDEAVARAMSTREGGTPIYKRPALYTALVGLAAVGVGLVMGKGAKDVEKRATDADGDGMMDITRKERLDAQSKANLATALLIGGGVATAGSVTWLLVVPARSEAPASANPASSGASSMALHVVVGGSF, from the coding sequence ATGCGCATTCCCGCCGTTCTGCCTGTCGCCATGCTGGCGCTCGTGCTGCTGGCCCGTCCCTCGTGGGCCCAGGAGCAGGGGGGCCTGGGGCTGGACCTCAGCTCCGACACGTCCTCGCAAACGTCCTCGCCGCAGGAGCAGGCGGTGGGGCTGGACCTGCGCGAGGGAGACGGGAACACCGTCTCGTTGACCCCGCGCTACATCCTCCTGGGGTTGGAGACGCCGGAGCGGGCGGGCGCGCAGCAGGCCTCCGTGTGGCTGCGGGAGCTGGCGCGCGGCGCGGTGTCCTCCGGCATGGTGGTGTTCGGAGGCAACCTCCGCGAGGTGCGCGAGCGGCTGGAGGCGGGCTACGACGCGGCGCTGCGCTGCACGCAGGCGGCCTGCATGTCGGGGCCGGCGGAGGCGCTGGACGCGGACCTGATGACGGCGGCGCGGCTGTCCCTGGAGGACGCGGGCTGGACGCTGCGGATGTGGACGTATGACCGGGACAAGAACGTGGTGCATGAGGACGCGGTGTCGGGGCGCAACCCCAAGGACGCGGCCTTCCAGAAGGAAGCGGCGGCGAAGCTGGGCAACCGGGTGATGGGGCTGGCCCGTCCGCGCGCGCTGCTGAAGGTGACGGTCAACGTCCCCACGGCGGTGGTGAAGGTGGGCGAGCGCATCCTGGGCGTGGGCAGCGTGGAGGCGCGCGTGGCGCCGGGCACCGTGCAGGTGGAGGTGTCGGCGGAGGAGTACGCGACCTTCACCAAGACGGTGGCGCTCAAGCCGGGAGGCCGCGAGGAGGTCGTGGTCCGCATGGAGATTTCCGGTCCGGCGCCGGAAGGGCCGGATGAGGCGGTGGCGCGCGCGATGTCGACGCGTGAGGGCGGCACGCCCATCTACAAGCGGCCGGCGCTCTACACCGCGCTGGTGGGCCTGGCGGCGGTGGGCGTGGGCCTGGTGATGGGCAAGGGCGCCAAGGACGTGGAGAAGCGGGCGACGGACGCGGATGGCGACGGGATGATGGACATCACGCGCAAGGAGCGGCTGGACGCGCAGTCGAAGGCCAACCTCGCCACCGCCCTCTTGATTGGCGGCGGTGTGGCGACGGCGGGCAGTGTGACGTGGCTGCTGGTGGTTCCGGCGCGCTCGGAGGCTCCGGCCTCCGCGAACCCCGCCTCGAGCGGTGCCTCGTCCATGGCGCTCCACGTCGTCGTCGGTGGGAGTTTCTGA
- a CDS encoding host attachment protein — protein MADAKLWILVGNASRARLFATDAKAEEDWSLVEEFHHEESRAKSEFLRDQPDNPNAGTLHGPPGENEPQGRRELEHERFARELSGVLDRGHDRQAFDKLVIAAPPEFLGRLRKALSTRVRQRVLLDVGSDYSTVPARDLPERVPLL, from the coding sequence ATGGCGGACGCAAAGCTCTGGATTCTCGTGGGGAACGCAAGCCGGGCGAGGCTCTTCGCGACGGACGCGAAGGCGGAGGAGGACTGGAGTCTGGTCGAGGAGTTCCACCACGAGGAGAGCCGCGCCAAGAGCGAGTTCCTGCGCGACCAGCCAGACAACCCGAACGCGGGCACCCTGCACGGCCCCCCCGGGGAGAACGAGCCCCAGGGCCGCCGCGAGTTGGAGCATGAGCGCTTCGCCCGGGAGCTGTCCGGCGTCCTGGACCGGGGGCATGACCGCCAGGCCTTCGACAAGCTCGTCATCGCCGCGCCGCCGGAGTTCCTCGGCCGGCTCCGCAAGGCCCTGAGCACGCGGGTGCGACAACGGGTGCTGCTGGATGTGGGCTCGGACTACTCCACGGTGCCCGCCCGGGACCTGCCGGAGCGGGTCCCCCTCCTGTAG
- a CDS encoding HAD family hydrolase, with product MAEVKAVLLDLGNVLVFHDNVLLFSRLGACAGMQPHEVSQRLMGAGWTAANRGLLDAEGIRQSVCGALNMKLPMAEFAPLWSSHFTPHEAVLPRVESLVGKVKLVLVSNTNALHAAYLRPRLPLLKHFTSLVMSCDVGSVKPEPDIYRIALERAGCEPGEAAFFDDLPEFVEAANAMGMRGHLFTTAAAFDAQLGALGL from the coding sequence ATGGCGGAGGTGAAGGCGGTCCTGCTGGACCTGGGCAATGTCCTCGTCTTCCACGACAACGTGCTGCTGTTCTCCCGGCTGGGCGCGTGCGCGGGGATGCAACCCCACGAGGTGTCCCAGCGGTTGATGGGCGCCGGGTGGACGGCGGCGAACCGGGGCCTGCTGGACGCGGAGGGCATCCGCCAGAGCGTGTGCGGGGCGCTGAACATGAAGCTGCCCATGGCGGAGTTCGCGCCGCTGTGGAGCAGCCACTTCACGCCGCACGAGGCGGTGCTTCCCCGAGTGGAGTCGCTGGTGGGGAAGGTGAAGCTGGTGCTGGTGTCCAACACCAACGCGCTTCACGCGGCCTACCTGCGCCCTCGGCTGCCGCTGCTCAAGCACTTCACCTCGCTGGTGATGAGCTGCGATGTGGGGAGCGTCAAGCCGGAGCCGGACATCTACCGCATCGCGCTGGAGCGCGCCGGGTGTGAGCCGGGCGAGGCGGCCTTCTTCGATGACCTGCCAGAGTTCGTGGAGGCGGCCAACGCGATGGGGATGCGCGGCCATCTCTTCACCACCGCGGCCGCGTTCGACGCGCAGCTGGGAGCGCTCGGACTATGA
- a CDS encoding glycosyltransferase family 2 protein: MRLGGYVLHRDNRDTLEPCLRALLSLCDEVVALDSGSMDGSAELARSLGARSVSHAWHGYGAARVAAVEALSPCDYVFFLDSDESMEPEAIEALRAWKASAPTAAVYRLPRRDWAEVEGQRFLFRTQWRARLVRREKAVWHARHIVHEALPKMQGGRVQAPIDHRFATSVARRSAKEERYALLWALRAHAEARRLKPVAIQRVASWVRDCVLSGALFRGGSSASRLAWAVAGYHSAKYAYLRELRQGRYPELARSYAEGRYDELFTRVREGRLD, from the coding sequence ATGAGGTTGGGAGGCTACGTCCTTCACCGCGACAACCGGGACACGCTGGAGCCGTGCCTTCGCGCGCTGCTGTCGCTGTGCGACGAGGTGGTGGCGCTCGACTCCGGCTCCATGGATGGCTCGGCGGAGCTGGCGCGCTCGCTGGGCGCGCGCTCGGTGTCCCATGCGTGGCACGGCTATGGCGCGGCGCGCGTGGCCGCGGTGGAGGCGCTGTCACCTTGTGACTACGTCTTCTTCCTCGACTCGGATGAGTCGATGGAGCCCGAGGCCATCGAGGCCCTGCGCGCGTGGAAGGCCTCCGCGCCCACCGCCGCCGTGTACCGGCTGCCCCGGCGCGACTGGGCGGAGGTGGAAGGGCAGCGCTTCCTCTTCCGCACCCAGTGGCGCGCGCGACTGGTGCGACGGGAGAAGGCGGTGTGGCACGCGCGGCACATCGTGCACGAGGCGCTGCCCAAGATGCAGGGCGGCCGCGTGCAGGCCCCCATCGACCACCGCTTCGCCACGTCGGTGGCGCGCAGGAGCGCGAAGGAGGAACGCTACGCGCTCTTGTGGGCCCTGCGTGCCCACGCGGAAGCGCGCCGGCTGAAGCCCGTGGCCATCCAGCGCGTGGCCTCATGGGTGCGCGACTGCGTGCTGAGCGGAGCGCTGTTCCGGGGAGGCTCGAGCGCCTCGCGGCTGGCGTGGGCCGTGGCCGGCTACCACTCCGCGAAGTACGCGTACCTCCGCGAGCTGCGCCAGGGCCGTTATCCGGAACTGGCGCGCTCCTACGCGGAGGGACGCTACGACGAGCTCTTCACCCGCGTGCGCGAGGGACGGCTCGACTGA
- a CDS encoding glutathione S-transferase family protein — protein sequence MTQLTLVVGSKNYSSWSLRPYMALAQTGQPFQEEVIQLDRPDTAERIARVSPSGRVPLLKHGDLLIWDSLAICEYLADTFPEARLWPESREARAVARAVTAEMHSGFEALREHMGMNLRARKPGQGRTPSAMEAVRRVQQIWNDCRARFGKGGPYLFGHFTIADAFYTPVATRFVTYEVSLDPVCDAYRDALVSHPGFLKWAEAARHEPPVQKYE from the coding sequence ATGACCCAACTCACCCTCGTCGTTGGCTCGAAGAACTACTCCTCGTGGTCGCTCCGTCCGTACATGGCGCTCGCCCAGACGGGGCAGCCCTTCCAGGAGGAGGTCATCCAACTGGACCGGCCGGACACCGCCGAGCGCATCGCCCGTGTCTCGCCCAGCGGGCGCGTGCCGCTGCTCAAGCACGGTGACCTCCTCATCTGGGACTCGCTGGCCATCTGCGAGTACCTGGCGGACACCTTCCCGGAGGCCCGCTTGTGGCCCGAGTCGCGCGAGGCTCGCGCGGTGGCGCGCGCCGTGACGGCGGAGATGCACTCGGGCTTCGAGGCGCTGCGCGAGCACATGGGAATGAACCTGCGCGCTCGCAAGCCCGGCCAGGGCCGGACCCCCAGCGCCATGGAGGCCGTCCGCCGCGTCCAGCAAATCTGGAACGACTGCCGCGCCCGCTTCGGCAAAGGCGGCCCGTACCTCTTTGGCCACTTCACCATCGCGGACGCCTTCTACACGCCCGTGGCCACGCGCTTCGTCACCTACGAGGTGTCGCTGGACCCCGTGTGCGACGCGTACCGGGACGCGCTGGTCTCCCATCCCGGCTTCCTGAAGTGGGCCGAGGCCGCCCGGCACGAGCCCCCCGTCCAGAAGTACGAGTAG
- a CDS encoding adenylate/guanylate cyclase domain-containing protein has translation MVVEAPELGKLAAILFTGIEAVVRQSWRDEALQQVVREEHALLVRELLPRHGGREVKRLDDGFLLEFEGGPSAVDFGLELHRALEVRNGVVAADRRVVMRVGVHVGMVVHRDGDVFGEGVNLAARIESLARPGTLYVSESVARQVEGHLSSPPVRLGRGEMKNIRLPVAVYRIDPPDSSHRRPWLSRMRSLLSRGTAAH, from the coding sequence ATGGTGGTGGAGGCACCCGAGCTGGGAAAACTGGCGGCCATCCTGTTCACGGGCATCGAGGCCGTGGTCCGTCAGTCCTGGCGTGATGAAGCGCTCCAGCAGGTGGTGCGCGAGGAACACGCGTTACTCGTCCGTGAGTTGCTACCGCGTCACGGCGGCCGTGAAGTGAAGCGGCTCGATGACGGCTTCCTGCTCGAATTCGAGGGGGGACCGTCCGCGGTGGATTTCGGGTTGGAGCTTCATCGTGCACTCGAGGTGCGCAATGGCGTGGTGGCCGCCGACCGCCGCGTCGTCATGCGCGTGGGGGTCCACGTCGGCATGGTGGTGCACCGCGATGGCGACGTCTTCGGCGAAGGCGTCAACCTGGCGGCGCGCATCGAATCGCTCGCGCGGCCCGGCACGCTCTACGTCAGCGAGTCCGTGGCCCGCCAGGTCGAAGGACATCTCTCCTCTCCGCCCGTGCGCCTGGGCCGGGGCGAGATGAAGAACATCCGTCTCCCTGTCGCCGTCTACCGCATCGACCCGCCCGACAGCAGCCACCGCCGGCCCTGGCTGTCGCGCATGCGCTCCCTGTTGAGCCGGGGCACCGCCGCACACTGA
- a CDS encoding serine/threonine-protein kinase, producing MSSSTTKDIPLGTVLRDTYEISGVLGRGGMGTVFLARHLRLPGRQVAIKVLRHDASLGKEVYLRFRREAEIASRLGHPNIVEVIDFDALEDGSPFLVMEHLRGVPLSRRLRKGAPLTLAEVYSIARQMGSALQAAHGAGVVHRDLKPGNVFLVPMEVAGMAVEHVKLLDFGISKIIDSKTVQTQDAILLGTPQYMAPEQATGKNKDVDPRTDIFSFGCMVYEMLARRLPFKDEGILPELIYRIVYDPPEPLAVLAPETPAHVVRAVEKALAKRPEDRFVDVSAFIAALTGTPLRTVTPPPDAPRLAPVQSAAQGPTATVQPRPIASPPSRPPTVPAAPRRPPERGVAPALAEPVQRATRDESGHAAEGPRRSERDAAHAHRSLGEPRHAAEVHAVSAQGHVSRSPESSPVGLFGKSVRVSPPKAVPIAPPVPDDAMPVLSPRPLSVGPPDVALAAPPVLARPHGVSAPAVAKPPAPEELDAFPEPETIRSPSHGVVSLGSRQRWVRVAVVMVVLAALGAGLWLLRSSFSSSRTSTAVPSSGSASRVVPDCCLSQGTRLDA from the coding sequence ATGAGTTCCTCGACAACGAAAGACATCCCCCTCGGAACGGTGCTGAGGGACACGTACGAGATTTCGGGCGTGCTCGGCCGGGGTGGCATGGGCACGGTCTTCCTGGCGCGTCATCTGCGGCTTCCGGGCCGGCAGGTGGCCATCAAGGTCCTGAGGCACGACGCGTCGCTGGGGAAGGAAGTCTATCTGCGCTTCCGGAGGGAGGCGGAGATTGCGTCGAGGCTGGGGCACCCCAACATCGTGGAGGTCATTGACTTCGACGCGCTGGAGGACGGGTCGCCGTTCCTGGTGATGGAGCACCTGCGCGGCGTCCCGCTGTCGCGGCGGCTGCGCAAGGGCGCGCCGCTGACGCTGGCGGAGGTGTATTCGATTGCGAGGCAGATGGGCTCCGCGCTCCAGGCGGCGCACGGGGCGGGCGTGGTGCACCGGGACTTGAAGCCCGGCAACGTGTTCCTGGTGCCCATGGAAGTGGCGGGGATGGCGGTGGAGCACGTGAAGCTGCTCGACTTCGGCATCTCGAAAATCATCGACTCGAAGACGGTGCAGACGCAGGACGCCATCCTGCTGGGCACGCCGCAGTACATGGCCCCGGAGCAGGCGACGGGGAAGAACAAGGACGTGGACCCGAGGACGGACATCTTCTCGTTCGGGTGCATGGTCTACGAGATGCTGGCGCGCAGGCTGCCCTTCAAGGACGAGGGCATCCTTCCGGAACTCATCTACCGCATCGTCTATGATCCACCGGAGCCGCTCGCGGTGCTGGCTCCCGAGACGCCGGCGCATGTGGTGCGGGCCGTCGAGAAGGCGCTGGCGAAGCGGCCGGAGGACCGGTTCGTGGATGTCAGCGCGTTCATCGCGGCGCTGACGGGGACGCCGCTGCGGACGGTGACACCGCCGCCGGATGCGCCCAGGCTGGCGCCTGTCCAGTCCGCGGCGCAGGGCCCCACCGCGACGGTGCAGCCCCGGCCCATCGCGTCTCCGCCATCGAGGCCCCCCACCGTGCCCGCGGCGCCCCGGCGGCCTCCCGAGCGCGGTGTGGCGCCCGCGCTGGCGGAGCCTGTTCAGCGGGCCACGCGCGATGAGTCCGGTCACGCGGCGGAGGGGCCGCGACGCTCGGAGCGGGACGCCGCGCACGCCCATCGCTCACTGGGAGAGCCTCGGCACGCGGCGGAGGTACACGCTGTCTCGGCCCAGGGACACGTCTCCCGCTCGCCCGAGTCCTCACCCGTGGGGCTCTTCGGGAAGTCGGTCCGCGTCTCCCCACCCAAGGCCGTCCCTATCGCGCCGCCGGTGCCGGATGACGCGATGCCGGTCCTGTCACCGCGTCCGCTCTCGGTGGGGCCTCCGGATGTCGCCCTGGCGGCGCCCCCGGTCCTCGCGCGCCCTCACGGCGTGAGCGCCCCCGCTGTCGCGAAGCCTCCTGCTCCAGAGGAGCTCGACGCGTTTCCCGAGCCGGAGACGATTCGCTCTCCTTCGCACGGTGTCGTGTCGCTCGGCTCGCGTCAGCGCTGGGTTCGTGTCGCGGTGGTGATGGTGGTGCTCGCGGCCCTGGGTGCGGGGCTGTGGCTGCTCCGGTCCTCGTTCTCATCCTCGAGGACTTCAACGGCCGTGCCTTCGAGTGGCTCCGCGTCGAGAGTCGTTCCTGACTGCTGCTTGTCTCAGGGAACAAGGCTCGACGCCTGA
- a CDS encoding S46 family peptidase, with product MDRALLALGLLMALPAVADEGMWTYDAFPVETVSKAHGFTPTQAWLDKVRLGSVRLAGGCSASFVSPEGLVMTNHHCIRGCIEDLSSPKEDLLAKGFLARTPAQERRCPKVEANQLVKMTDVTERMNKATKGLTGPAFNTALKREMSAVESECVTSTDVRCDVVTLFNGGKYHLYEYRRFQDVRLVFAPEFSMAAFGGDPDNFNFPRFGYDVAFMRVWKDDAPAKSPDYLPWAKEGAKEGDLVFVSGHPGGTDRKVTVAELESHRDVYLPYMVMMLSETRGMLKSFAASSPERYRVTRAKLRAVENGLKSLRGRHQALADPALFARKRQEEAELRQRVEAHADLKAATAGAWDETAKALDEYRRLMPEYRMKEAGDAFSSELYSIARHLVRAAEELPKPNATRLREYTDAQVPSLRQQLLRSAPIAKDLDETLLAFGLGRLRETLGADDPFVREVLGSESPEDLARALVRGTKLGDVKTRQALLEGGKAAVEASKDPMLLFARKVDAQARAVRNRYEDTVEAVLRRNGERLAKARLAVYGTSGYPDATFTLRLNAGQVKGWEENGRPVAALTTFGGAYARHTGKDPFKLPDSWLKARGKVPDSTPLDVATTNDIIGGNSGSPMVDRDGRVVGLVFDGNLHSLGGRYAYVPETNRSVAVHGDGLLAALEHVYGAGHVVRELRAASEVAASPAK from the coding sequence GTGGACCGCGCATTGCTCGCACTCGGCTTGCTCATGGCCCTCCCCGCCGTCGCGGACGAGGGCATGTGGACCTATGACGCCTTTCCCGTGGAGACGGTGAGCAAGGCGCATGGCTTCACGCCCACGCAGGCATGGCTGGACAAGGTCCGGCTGGGCTCGGTGAGGCTCGCGGGGGGCTGCTCGGCCAGCTTCGTGTCGCCAGAGGGTCTGGTGATGACGAATCACCACTGCATCCGTGGATGTATCGAAGACCTGTCCTCGCCCAAGGAGGACCTGCTGGCGAAGGGCTTCCTCGCCCGGACTCCCGCGCAGGAGCGCCGCTGTCCCAAGGTGGAGGCCAACCAGCTCGTGAAGATGACGGACGTCACCGAGCGGATGAACAAGGCGACGAAGGGGCTGACGGGCCCGGCCTTCAACACCGCGCTCAAGCGGGAGATGTCCGCGGTGGAGTCCGAGTGTGTCACCTCCACCGACGTGCGCTGTGATGTGGTGACGTTGTTCAACGGCGGCAAGTATCACCTCTACGAGTACCGCCGCTTCCAGGACGTGCGCCTGGTCTTCGCGCCGGAGTTCTCCATGGCCGCGTTCGGCGGGGACCCGGACAACTTCAACTTCCCGCGCTTCGGCTACGACGTGGCCTTCATGCGCGTGTGGAAGGACGACGCGCCGGCGAAGAGCCCGGACTACCTGCCGTGGGCGAAGGAGGGCGCGAAGGAAGGCGACCTGGTCTTCGTCTCGGGCCACCCGGGCGGGACGGACCGCAAGGTCACCGTCGCGGAGCTGGAGTCCCATCGCGACGTGTACCTGCCGTACATGGTGATGATGCTCTCGGAGACGCGCGGCATGTTGAAGTCGTTCGCGGCCAGCTCCCCGGAGCGCTACCGCGTCACCCGCGCGAAGCTGCGCGCGGTGGAGAACGGGCTGAAGTCGCTGCGAGGCCGTCACCAGGCGCTGGCGGACCCCGCGCTGTTCGCGCGCAAGCGACAGGAAGAGGCGGAGCTGCGTCAGCGCGTGGAGGCCCACGCGGACTTGAAGGCCGCCACGGCGGGAGCGTGGGACGAGACGGCGAAGGCGCTGGATGAGTACCGCCGCCTGATGCCCGAGTACCGCATGAAGGAGGCCGGGGATGCGTTCTCCTCGGAGCTCTACTCCATCGCGCGGCATCTGGTGCGCGCCGCCGAGGAGCTGCCCAAGCCCAACGCCACGCGCCTGCGCGAGTACACCGATGCGCAGGTGCCGTCGCTGCGTCAGCAACTGCTGCGCTCGGCGCCCATCGCCAAGGACCTGGACGAGACGCTGCTGGCGTTTGGCCTGGGCCGGCTGCGCGAGACGCTGGGCGCGGATGACCCGTTCGTGCGCGAGGTGCTGGGCTCCGAGTCTCCCGAGGACCTGGCCCGCGCGCTGGTGCGCGGCACGAAGCTGGGCGACGTGAAGACGCGGCAGGCGCTGCTGGAGGGAGGCAAGGCGGCGGTGGAGGCGTCGAAGGACCCGATGCTGCTGTTCGCGCGCAAGGTGGACGCGCAGGCGCGCGCGGTGCGCAATCGCTACGAGGACACGGTGGAGGCGGTGCTCCGTCGCAACGGCGAGCGGCTCGCGAAGGCGCGCCTGGCCGTGTACGGCACCTCCGGCTATCCGGATGCGACCTTCACGCTGCGCCTCAACGCGGGACAGGTGAAGGGCTGGGAGGAGAATGGCCGTCCGGTGGCGGCGCTCACCACCTTTGGCGGCGCGTATGCGCGGCACACGGGCAAGGACCCCTTCAAGCTGCCGGACTCGTGGCTGAAGGCGCGCGGCAAGGTGCCCGACTCGACGCCGCTGGACGTGGCCACCACCAACGACATCATCGGCGGCAACTCCGGCTCTCCCATGGTGGACCGCGACGGGCGCGTGGTGGGGCTCGTCTTCGACGGCAACCTGCACTCGCTGGGCGGCCGCTATGCGTATGTCCCGGAGACCAACCGCTCCGTGGCCGTGCACGGGGACGGCCTCCTCGCGGCCCTGGAGCATGTGTACGGCGCCGGACACGTGGTCCGTGAGCTGCGCGCCGCCAGCGAGGTGGCCGCCTCACCCGCGAAGTAG
- a CDS encoding esterase/lipase family protein, with product MAAKHHIYLVPGFFGFINLGELVYFGHALDYLKAELARRGMGESEVVIVLSHPTASIRTRAADLLKAVQETAGGDDGPIHLVGHSTGGLDARLFVSPGAQLAEGLELEPFARRVRSVVTVSTPHAGTPLASFFLGLFGQRLLKLLSLFTVYVLRFGRLPLRVVFRFGHLMSRVDDQLGWKQTLLDQLYDQLLGDFSSERRDAVAKFLSDVGNDTSLIPQLTPEGIDLFNASTVDRPGVRYGSVVTQARPPSLRTRLSAGLDPYAQLTHTIYAFVYGQTQRMPLTALPPHTPAQSAALIQAYGAMPGPTACDGIVPTRSQVYGRVLAAVRADHLDAIGHFDQPAHQPPHVDWLISGSGFRRPQFEAMWKSITDFLLEDEKR from the coding sequence ATGGCCGCGAAGCACCACATCTATCTCGTCCCTGGGTTTTTCGGGTTCATCAACCTGGGCGAGCTTGTCTACTTTGGACACGCGCTCGACTACCTGAAGGCGGAGCTGGCCCGGCGGGGAATGGGAGAGTCGGAGGTCGTCATCGTCCTGTCGCATCCGACGGCGTCCATCCGCACGCGGGCGGCGGATCTGCTCAAGGCGGTCCAGGAGACGGCGGGCGGAGATGACGGTCCCATCCATCTGGTGGGGCACTCGACGGGTGGACTGGACGCACGGCTGTTCGTCAGCCCGGGGGCGCAGCTCGCGGAGGGCCTGGAGCTGGAGCCCTTCGCGCGGCGCGTGCGCTCGGTGGTGACGGTGTCCACGCCGCACGCGGGCACGCCGCTGGCGTCGTTCTTCCTGGGCCTGTTCGGTCAGCGGCTCTTGAAGCTGCTCTCGCTGTTCACCGTGTATGTGCTGCGCTTCGGGCGGCTGCCGCTGCGCGTGGTGTTCCGCTTCGGGCACCTGATGTCTCGCGTGGATGACCAGCTCGGCTGGAAGCAGACCCTGCTGGACCAGCTCTATGACCAGTTGTTGGGAGACTTCTCCTCCGAGCGGCGCGACGCGGTGGCGAAGTTCCTGAGCGACGTGGGCAACGACACGTCGCTGATTCCGCAGCTCACGCCAGAGGGCATCGACCTGTTCAACGCGAGCACGGTGGACCGGCCCGGCGTGCGCTACGGCTCGGTGGTGACACAGGCCCGGCCGCCTTCGCTGCGCACGCGGTTGTCGGCGGGACTGGACCCCTACGCGCAGCTCACGCACACCATCTACGCCTTCGTGTACGGGCAGACGCAGCGGATGCCGCTGACGGCGCTCCCGCCCCACACGCCCGCGCAGTCGGCGGCGCTGATACAGGCGTATGGGGCGATGCCCGGCCCCACCGCGTGTGATGGCATCGTGCCCACGCGCTCGCAGGTCTACGGACGGGTGCTCGCGGCGGTGCGCGCGGACCACCTGGACGCCATCGGCCACTTCGACCAGCCCGCGCACCAGCCTCCGCACGTCGACTGGCTCATCTCCGGCTCTGGCTTCCGTCGGCCTCAGTTCGAGGCCATGTGGAAGAGCATCACGGACTTCCTGCTCGAGGACGAGAAGCGCTGA
- the pdxR gene encoding MocR-like pyridoxine biosynthesis transcription factor PdxR: MPKRSAGMSLPFLSLDPGAGEGPLHRRLYERLREAILSGTLAPRSRLPSTRALCLELGVSRGTVELAFSQLDAEGFLERRVGAGSVVALPEHARRPRTAPVRSGGASSRAGLSRRGRHLAREVLPPEPSDVRPFTPCLPALELFPVKPWARAMARQARLLAPARMTAGEPGGLRVLREAIAAHLGPSRGVPCDWRRVLVFSSTQQALDLTARLLLDEGDGVWLEEPGYLGARVAFASAGARLHPVPVDEDGLRVDVGRARAPRARLAYVTPSHQYPLGVTMSLTRRFALLEHARASGMWLFEDDYDSEFRYATRPLAAMQGMDLAGRVLYAGTFNKVMFPALRLAFLVVPEPLVDVFTSARAATDGHAPPLPQAALADFMEAGHYAAHLRQMRLVYAERRDALLDALQREGVEALQPGPSEAGMHLTALLAPGFSEVSLIARADERRLGARRLSPLYLGRGAEQGLLLGFSGASPAGLRAAVKTLRGLLLSPRRSTSKLSASRPRAGSP, encoded by the coding sequence ATGCCGAAGCGCTCCGCGGGGATGTCCCTGCCTTTCCTGTCGTTGGACCCCGGGGCGGGAGAGGGGCCGCTCCACCGGCGGTTGTACGAGCGGCTCCGCGAGGCCATCCTCTCGGGGACGCTGGCACCTCGCAGCCGCCTGCCGTCCACGCGCGCGCTCTGCTTGGAGCTGGGAGTGTCCCGAGGCACCGTGGAGCTCGCCTTCTCGCAACTGGACGCGGAGGGCTTTCTGGAGCGGCGGGTGGGCGCGGGCAGCGTGGTGGCCCTGCCAGAGCATGCGCGGCGGCCTCGCACCGCGCCGGTCCGGAGTGGAGGTGCTTCGTCGCGAGCCGGCTTGTCCCGGAGAGGACGGCACCTGGCGCGCGAGGTGCTCCCGCCCGAGCCCAGCGATGTGCGGCCCTTCACGCCCTGCTTGCCCGCGCTGGAGCTCTTCCCCGTGAAGCCGTGGGCGCGTGCCATGGCCAGGCAGGCGCGCTTGTTGGCGCCTGCGCGGATGACCGCGGGGGAGCCTGGGGGCCTGCGGGTCCTGCGTGAGGCCATCGCCGCGCACCTGGGCCCCTCGCGCGGGGTGCCCTGCGACTGGCGGCGCGTCCTGGTCTTCTCCAGCACGCAGCAGGCGCTGGACCTCACCGCGCGGCTGCTCCTGGATGAAGGGGATGGGGTGTGGCTGGAGGAGCCCGGGTATCTGGGCGCCCGCGTGGCCTTCGCGTCCGCCGGAGCGCGACTGCATCCGGTGCCCGTGGATGAGGACGGGCTGCGCGTGGACGTGGGGCGGGCGCGTGCGCCGAGGGCTCGGCTCGCCTATGTCACGCCCTCGCATCAGTACCCGCTGGGCGTGACGATGAGCCTGACGCGGAGGTTTGCCTTGCTGGAGCATGCCCGGGCCTCCGGCATGTGGCTGTTCGAGGACGACTACGACAGCGAGTTCCGCTACGCGACGCGGCCCCTCGCGGCGATGCAGGGCATGGACCTGGCGGGCCGGGTGCTCTACGCGGGGACCTTCAACAAGGTGATGTTCCCCGCGCTGCGGCTGGCCTTCCTCGTCGTGCCGGAGCCGCTGGTGGACGTCTTCACCTCGGCGAGGGCCGCCACGGACGGCCATGCCCCACCGCTGCCCCAGGCCGCGCTGGCGGACTTCATGGAAGCGGGGCACTACGCGGCGCACCTGCGGCAGATGCGGCTGGTGTACGCGGAGCGGCGTGACGCGCTGCTGGATGCGCTCCAGCGCGAGGGAGTCGAGGCGCTCCAACCAGGCCCCTCGGAGGCGGGCATGCACCTCACCGCGTTGTTGGCCCCGGGGTTCTCCGAAGTGTCCCTCATCGCCCGCGCGGACGAGCGGCGCCTGGGGGCCCGGCGCCTGTCTCCGCTCTACCTGGGGCGCGGGGCGGAGCAGGGCCTGCTGCTGGGCTTTTCCGGCGCGAGCCCCGCGGGACTGCGCGCGGCCGTGAAGACGCTGCGCGGACTGCTCCTGTCCCCGCGGCGGTCCACTTCGAAGCTCAGCGCTTCTCGTCCTCGAGCAGGAAGTCCGTGA